A region of Nostoc sp. 'Peltigera membranacea cyanobiont' N6 DNA encodes the following proteins:
- a CDS encoding histidine kinase, translating into MLKHDYMQVSQDRPIYSEAPLQLLLFVDGRPKSRQQVQRIRAYLKELQAEYSFELQIIDVEQQPYLAEHFKLVATPALIKIHPEPRQVLAGSNIIAQLKIWWPRWQVAVDAYLKLQEDLQERMDENGRATLPKSTIHSVAVSAELIRLSDEIFRLKQEKDNLQEQLQFKDRVIAMLAHDLRNPLTAAAIAMETLQSNYNLETGQFHRLKPTMTAHLLKQARNQTKIIDRMIADLLQVGRGKDTEFRIIPQKVQLGKVCLDVIEELCDRYTAKAQEIETDIPNDLPYVYADPERIRQVVVNLLDNAIKYTPEGGKISVAGLHRTTQKVQFSIGDTGPGIPVENRDRIFENHFRLQRDEGKEGYGIGLCLCQRIILAHYGQIWVDSAPNNGAWFHFTLPVYPS; encoded by the coding sequence GTGCTGAAACACGATTACATGCAAGTTTCCCAGGATCGGCCTATTTATTCTGAGGCTCCACTCCAGCTGCTACTATTTGTCGATGGTCGCCCAAAGTCCCGACAACAGGTGCAGCGAATACGCGCTTACTTAAAAGAATTGCAGGCTGAGTATAGTTTTGAACTTCAAATTATTGATGTTGAACAACAACCCTACTTAGCAGAACATTTTAAGTTGGTAGCAACGCCAGCTTTAATCAAAATCCATCCTGAACCACGACAGGTTTTAGCTGGGAGTAATATCATAGCGCAATTGAAAATCTGGTGGCCTCGCTGGCAAGTCGCTGTAGACGCTTATTTAAAATTACAGGAAGACTTGCAAGAACGTATGGACGAAAATGGTCGGGCGACTTTACCCAAATCCACTATCCATTCAGTTGCTGTTTCTGCTGAACTAATCCGACTTTCAGACGAAATTTTTCGCTTGAAACAGGAAAAAGATAATCTCCAAGAGCAGCTACAGTTTAAAGATCGGGTGATTGCTATGCTGGCGCACGATCTTCGCAATCCCCTAACTGCGGCCGCGATCGCAATGGAAACCCTCCAATCTAATTATAATCTAGAGACAGGGCAATTCCACCGCCTCAAACCAACTATGACGGCGCATTTATTAAAACAAGCCCGCAATCAAACTAAGATCATTGACCGAATGATTGCCGACCTTTTGCAGGTAGGTCGTGGTAAAGACACAGAATTTCGCATTATACCACAAAAGGTACAACTAGGTAAAGTATGCTTGGATGTAATCGAAGAATTGTGCGATCGCTACACCGCCAAAGCCCAAGAGATAGAAACAGATATTCCTAATGACCTACCTTATGTATATGCCGACCCAGAACGCATTCGCCAAGTGGTAGTAAATCTGTTGGATAATGCCATCAAATACACTCCAGAAGGTGGCAAGATTAGCGTAGCCGGATTGCACCGCACTACTCAAAAAGTTCAGTTTAGTATTGGCGATACTGGGCCTGGGATTCCTGTAGAGAATCGCGATCGCATTTTTGAAAACCACTTCCGCCTGCAACGGGATGAAGGTAAAGAAGGTTACGGCATTGGTCTTTGTTTATGCCAACGTATTATCTTGGCACATTATGGCCAAATTTGGGTGGACTCTGCCCCCAATAACGGAGCCTGGTTCCACTTCACCCTGCCAGTTTATCCTTCTTAA
- a CDS encoding S-layer homology domain-containing protein, translating to MLPCKRPAVFLIWAVLLTSLTACANSPVAKNLEESLAADPKLQSNPVVFGESQRNQPQAQSNASTVQLPSDFPKDIPLYSNAKLQEVTPASGSENKVSTRWLTSDPSNFIASFYRSQFQTNNWQILQQPTDDAGGAFEARRNDLLLKVSIQPKSVTNATPNQPQTATELVIEYVPNSIATAQPTPTTNSNETTNAVPQPGNSQFIGPVPPANLAAQPPNPANNPTTPKTTAESQEFNDLNKVPQEWRQHIQDLGKLGVLSTEPNDNKSNSTTTNNQFEPSKIVTHREYARWLIAANNALYTSNPAKQIRLASESTQSVFSDVTAKDPDFPAIQGLAEAGLIPSPLSGDSTVVLFRPDAPLTREQLLLWKLPLDTRQALPSANLDTVKQTWGFQDAARIDPKALRSVLADYQNGEQANIRRVFGYTTLFQPKKPVTRAEAAMTLWYFGSQGEGVSATEALKLKRN from the coding sequence GTGCTTCCCTGTAAACGTCCAGCTGTATTTCTAATTTGGGCTGTTCTACTGACTTCTTTAACAGCCTGTGCTAATAGTCCAGTCGCCAAAAATCTTGAGGAATCTTTGGCGGCAGATCCTAAGCTACAAAGCAATCCAGTTGTTTTTGGAGAATCTCAGCGTAACCAACCACAAGCACAGTCAAACGCATCAACAGTTCAGTTACCATCTGATTTTCCTAAAGATATCCCACTATATTCCAATGCCAAACTACAGGAAGTTACACCTGCTAGCGGCTCAGAAAACAAAGTCTCAACTCGCTGGTTGACTTCCGATCCCAGCAACTTTATTGCTAGCTTTTATCGCAGCCAGTTTCAAACAAATAACTGGCAGATTTTACAACAGCCAACAGATGATGCGGGAGGAGCTTTTGAAGCACGTCGCAACGATTTGCTGTTGAAGGTTTCTATTCAGCCTAAATCAGTTACTAACGCCACACCCAATCAACCCCAAACCGCCACTGAATTAGTGATTGAGTACGTACCGAATAGTATTGCTACGGCACAACCTACCCCAACTACAAATTCTAACGAAACTACTAACGCCGTTCCTCAACCAGGAAATTCACAGTTTATTGGCCCAGTACCACCTGCAAACTTGGCAGCACAGCCACCAAATCCGGCTAATAACCCAACAACTCCTAAAACCACAGCCGAATCTCAGGAATTTAACGATCTGAATAAGGTACCGCAAGAATGGCGGCAACATATCCAAGACTTAGGCAAATTAGGTGTTTTGTCTACAGAGCCGAATGATAATAAGAGTAATTCTACTACCACAAATAACCAGTTTGAACCCAGTAAAATCGTTACACATCGGGAATATGCCCGTTGGCTAATTGCTGCTAACAATGCTCTGTATACCAGCAATCCAGCTAAACAAATTCGCTTGGCATCAGAAAGCACTCAATCCGTTTTTAGTGATGTTACCGCAAAAGACCCTGATTTTCCAGCGATTCAGGGATTAGCCGAAGCTGGGTTAATTCCCAGTCCTTTGTCTGGAGATTCTACAGTAGTTCTGTTTCGTCCTGATGCACCCCTAACGCGGGAACAATTGCTGTTGTGGAAATTACCCCTAGATACTCGCCAAGCTTTACCCTCTGCTAACTTAGATACAGTTAAACAAACCTGGGGTTTTCAAGATGCAGCCCGAATTGATCCCAAGGCTTTAAGATCGGTGTTGGCTGATTACCAAAATGGCGAGCAAGCGAATATTCGGCGGGTGTTTGGCTATACGACTCTGTTTCAACCCAAAAAACCAGTAACTCGTGCTGAGGCTGCTATGACTTTGTGGTATTTCGGCAGTCAAGGTGAGGGTGTGTCAGCTACTGAGGCTTTGAAATTAAAACGAAATTAA
- a CDS encoding SGNH/GDSL hydrolase family protein, with translation MKKQAIAAGFVLLSFMLPLKASAASFSKFYVFGDSLSDTGNVFAATGGLVAPTTAIPQDPPYFQGRFSNQQVWVDYLGDQLGLTPSPYITLNPAIPNQGINFAVGGASSGQGNAVVPNAPLPGVLEQVGLLTQPILQANQKLDPNALYAVWGGANDYVFGQATNTTQTVQNLSDAVGLLASSGAKNILVFNLPDLGKIPLALATGQSNNLTALTNEHNKELAEELDKFSNNPDLNLISVNVSSLFNQIQANPGEFGFQNVTNPCVVGNFQTIISVCSQPNDYLFYDSVHPTTNAHKLIADTALAAIEAKSVPEPSINLGILALGAFGAVGVLKRQQKRSVLVSVGRVVDAQLSHTTVQN, from the coding sequence ATGAAAAAACAAGCTATAGCCGCAGGATTTGTTCTCTTATCTTTCATGTTACCGCTCAAGGCAAGTGCGGCGAGTTTTAGCAAATTTTACGTATTTGGCGACAGCCTTTCTGATACTGGCAATGTCTTCGCTGCTACTGGTGGTTTAGTCGCTCCGACAACAGCCATTCCCCAAGATCCACCATACTTTCAAGGACGTTTTTCTAATCAGCAGGTTTGGGTAGACTACCTTGGAGATCAGTTGGGATTAACACCCTCTCCATACATTACTTTAAATCCTGCTATTCCCAACCAAGGAATTAACTTTGCTGTGGGCGGTGCTAGTTCTGGTCAAGGTAATGCTGTTGTTCCTAATGCACCATTACCGGGAGTACTAGAGCAAGTCGGCTTGTTGACGCAACCCATTCTACAAGCTAATCAGAAGCTCGATCCAAATGCCCTCTATGCTGTATGGGGAGGTGCAAATGATTATGTGTTTGGTCAAGCTACTAATACGACCCAAACAGTTCAGAATTTATCAGATGCAGTAGGGTTACTTGCCTCATCTGGCGCAAAAAATATTTTAGTATTTAACTTGCCTGATTTGGGCAAAATTCCCCTGGCACTCGCTACAGGTCAATCAAACAACTTGACTGCCTTAACAAATGAGCATAACAAGGAATTAGCAGAGGAACTGGACAAATTTAGCAATAATCCTGACCTCAATCTGATTTCTGTGAATGTGTCTTCCCTATTTAATCAAATACAAGCAAATCCAGGGGAATTTGGATTTCAAAATGTGACTAATCCTTGCGTAGTCGGGAATTTTCAGACAATCATCAGTGTATGCTCTCAACCAAACGATTATTTGTTTTATGACTCCGTGCATCCAACAACTAATGCTCATAAGTTAATAGCAGACACTGCACTGGCGGCAATTGAGGCTAAATCTGTTCCTGAACCTTCGATAAACTTGGGGATTTTAGCGCTCGGTGCTTTTGGTGCAGTCGGAGTTCTGAAGCGTCAACAAAAAAGATCGGTACTTGTGTCAGTAGGTAGGGTTGTTGATGCACAATTGTCTCATACAACAGTTCAAAACTAA
- a CDS encoding M42 family metallopeptidase, which produces MWDYDRLFEIIEELVMHHSPSGVETEINQLLMQRFTALGVQVWCDRADNIIAKIPGKNPDRAIAITAHKDEIGAIVKSLGDAGRVEVRKLGGSFPWVYGEGVVDLLGDNETISGILSFGSRHVSHESPQKVQQEDTTVKWENAWIETKLTSAELEAAGIRPGTRMVIGKHRKHPIRLKNHIASYTLDNKASVAILLALAENLKQPVVDVYLVASAKEEVGAIGALFFTQNQRLDALIALEVCPLSEEYPFKDGESPVLLSQDSYGIYDEGLNGQLRQSAKQLDIPVQLTILSQFGSDASIAMKFGHVGRATCLAFPTQNTHGYEIAHLGAIANCIDLLKAFCETEFE; this is translated from the coding sequence ATGTGGGATTACGATCGCTTATTTGAAATTATTGAAGAATTAGTTATGCACCATTCTCCGAGTGGTGTAGAAACTGAGATTAACCAGTTGTTGATGCAACGATTTACGGCGCTGGGTGTACAAGTGTGGTGCGATCGCGCCGATAATATTATTGCCAAGATTCCAGGGAAAAATCCAGACAGAGCGATCGCAATCACGGCACACAAAGACGAAATTGGTGCAATTGTCAAGAGTCTTGGTGATGCAGGTCGTGTAGAAGTCCGCAAACTCGGCGGCTCTTTTCCGTGGGTTTACGGCGAAGGCGTTGTGGATTTATTGGGAGACAATGAAACCATTAGCGGTATTCTCAGCTTTGGTTCCCGCCATGTTTCCCATGAATCTCCTCAAAAAGTGCAGCAGGAAGATACTACTGTGAAGTGGGAAAATGCCTGGATTGAAACGAAGCTGACATCTGCTGAATTAGAAGCAGCTGGCATCCGACCTGGAACTAGAATGGTAATCGGCAAGCATCGCAAGCATCCAATTCGGTTAAAGAATCATATTGCCAGTTACACCTTGGATAACAAAGCCTCTGTTGCCATTTTGCTAGCTTTGGCTGAAAACCTGAAACAGCCAGTTGTTGATGTTTATTTAGTAGCTTCAGCCAAAGAAGAAGTAGGAGCAATTGGGGCACTATTTTTTACTCAAAATCAACGCTTGGATGCGTTAATTGCTTTAGAAGTTTGTCCATTATCCGAGGAATATCCTTTTAAAGATGGGGAAAGTCCTGTACTTTTATCTCAAGATTCTTATGGCATATATGATGAGGGGTTAAATGGACAACTGCGCCAATCAGCTAAACAACTCGACATACCAGTGCAGCTAACGATACTAAGCCAGTTTGGTAGTGATGCTTCCATTGCGATGAAATTTGGTCATGTTGGGCGTGCTACGTGTTTGGCATTTCCTACCCAAAATACCCACGGCTATGAAATTGCTCATTTAGGAGCGATCGCAAATTGTATTGATTTGTTAAAAGCTTTCTGCGAAACAGAGTTTGAGTGA
- a CDS encoding DUF3493 domain-containing protein: MVDQNRKNRLNPEQYASLKAEIAAPYRGLRQFIYIAFGASGSLGAFVFFFQVLAGRNLESAMPSLALQVGIVALMVFLWRWEQRRQQRPQSGKNPNS, encoded by the coding sequence ATGGTAGATCAAAATCGCAAAAATCGCCTTAACCCTGAACAATACGCCAGCCTCAAAGCAGAAATAGCCGCTCCTTATCGCGGCTTAAGACAATTTATTTACATTGCTTTTGGTGCTTCTGGCTCACTCGGTGCATTCGTTTTTTTCTTCCAAGTGCTTGCCGGACGCAATCTTGAGAGTGCAATGCCAAGTTTAGCTCTCCAAGTAGGAATAGTTGCCTTAATGGTTTTCCTCTGGCGCTGGGAACAGCGTCGGCAACAACGCCCCCAATCAGGTAAAAATCCTAACTCCTGA
- a CDS encoding DUF1565 domain-containing protein yields MKYRGFHITLAKNFRLLSSSHLRYTLRLGAGLTAMLVVSSGSILLPSEVNAGATHSKAITPTITAQIQTTAAAIYVNSATGADSAGRGTTSSAPYKSISFALSQAQTGAVIQLAPGNYNQESGETFPLLLKPGVTLRGDEASKGQAILITGGGFYTSRTFARQDITILAEQDTTINGISVTNPNSRGTGVWVESTNPTIKNSTFTNSVREGVFVTGTGNPKIESNIFVQNKGNGISIAKAAQGEIRGNLFQDTGFGLAIGGTSTPLVTENQIVENQDGLFISESAKPILRKNVIQNNKRDGVVATVNALPDLGTNENPGGNLIRNNTRYDVNNATKTGKIVAVGNDIDQKKIFGSVDFVAASVDVPPGGPVAFKDVPANYWAKTYIEALASQNIIAGFPDGSFKPNEPVTRAQFATIVTKALTPPVKRAGIKFKDVATNFWAYAAIQSAYQSQFVSGYPDGTFKPQQQIPRVQVLVALANGLGLTASNQNVLSFYTDAAQIPNYAIAPVAAATSRQLVINYPTVKQLNPNRQATRAEVAAFVYQALVNAGRAQPIPSSYLVTAQ; encoded by the coding sequence ATGAAATATCGGGGTTTTCACATTACTCTTGCGAAAAATTTTCGCCTTCTTTCTAGCAGTCATCTCAGATATACTTTGCGCCTGGGAGCCGGACTAACGGCAATGCTTGTTGTTTCTAGCGGGTCAATACTACTACCGAGTGAGGTTAACGCTGGTGCTACTCACTCAAAAGCTATTACCCCAACTATCACAGCGCAAATTCAGACAACCGCCGCAGCGATTTACGTTAATTCCGCAACTGGTGCAGATAGTGCTGGTCGTGGTACAACCTCATCTGCACCCTACAAAAGCATCAGTTTCGCTCTCAGTCAAGCCCAAACAGGTGCAGTTATTCAATTAGCACCTGGGAACTATAACCAGGAAAGTGGCGAAACCTTTCCGTTATTGCTTAAACCAGGAGTAACACTGCGGGGTGATGAAGCTAGTAAAGGTCAGGCAATATTAATTACAGGTGGAGGTTTCTACACTAGTCGCACCTTTGCCAGACAGGACATTACCATCCTTGCCGAACAAGATACGACTATTAATGGTATTAGCGTCACCAACCCAAATAGTCGGGGTACAGGTGTGTGGGTAGAGTCAACTAATCCTACTATCAAAAACAGTACTTTTACTAACAGTGTCAGAGAAGGTGTTTTTGTTACAGGTACAGGCAATCCCAAAATTGAAAGTAACATCTTTGTGCAAAACAAAGGCAATGGGATTTCAATTGCTAAAGCTGCTCAAGGAGAAATTCGGGGTAACTTATTTCAGGATACTGGTTTTGGTCTTGCGATTGGTGGCACTTCCACACCCCTAGTTACAGAAAACCAAATCGTCGAAAACCAAGATGGTCTTTTTATCTCGGAGTCAGCCAAGCCCATATTACGTAAGAATGTCATTCAGAATAATAAGCGCGATGGCGTAGTAGCGACTGTCAATGCTCTACCCGATCTCGGCACTAACGAAAATCCTGGTGGCAATCTTATCCGCAATAACACTCGTTATGATGTGAACAATGCTACTAAAACTGGTAAGATTGTCGCTGTTGGCAACGATATCGATCAGAAAAAGATTTTTGGCTCAGTAGATTTTGTTGCCGCAAGTGTTGATGTACCGCCTGGAGGGCCTGTTGCGTTTAAAGATGTGCCAGCAAATTACTGGGCAAAAACCTACATCGAAGCTTTAGCCTCTCAAAATATTATTGCTGGTTTTCCTGATGGCAGTTTTAAACCCAATGAACCTGTAACCCGCGCTCAATTCGCTACTATTGTCACTAAAGCTTTAACACCACCAGTTAAACGCGCAGGCATTAAATTTAAAGATGTAGCAACAAATTTTTGGGCTTACGCTGCAATTCAATCTGCTTACCAGAGTCAATTTGTTTCTGGTTATCCTGATGGTACTTTTAAGCCACAGCAGCAAATTCCTAGAGTGCAGGTGTTAGTAGCTTTAGCTAATGGTTTGGGCTTAACTGCAAGTAATCAGAATGTCCTTTCTTTTTACACCGATGCTGCCCAGATTCCTAATTATGCGATCGCACCTGTTGCGGCTGCAACTTCACGGCAATTAGTAATTAACTATCCCACAGTGAAGCAACTCAATCCTAATCGTCAGGCGACTAGAGCCGAAGTTGCTGCCTTTGTTTACCAGGCACTCGTCAATGCTGGACGTGCCCAACCAATTCCTTCATCCTATTTGGTAACAGCCCAGTAA
- a CDS encoding low-complexity tail membrane protein codes for MHSFRSEPILWIHVAGLATLPVFLVLCLLFLSVGEPFLPVWMELSLVAAIGILPLLWMQLRRPFYIFALLGIALKPENLTERQRKILCLINTKLNRILALVAAVLSVWVLWHLYQIAPLVANSAKFLPQWRSVALVLAGLAFLGSNLFLQIPVSVMRVLVTNDTEFAGIEPLSLEKIKQDFTILGVRVNQIVPRLLQSLFRINADS; via the coding sequence ATGCATTCATTTCGCTCTGAACCTATTTTGTGGATTCACGTCGCTGGATTAGCGACGTTGCCTGTTTTTTTAGTCCTGTGCTTATTGTTTTTGTCTGTAGGCGAGCCGTTTTTGCCAGTCTGGATGGAGCTATCTTTAGTTGCTGCCATTGGTATTCTCCCCCTGCTATGGATGCAGTTACGTCGCCCTTTTTATATATTTGCTCTTTTAGGAATAGCCCTAAAGCCAGAAAATCTGACTGAACGGCAGCGAAAAATTCTCTGTTTAATTAATACAAAGTTAAATCGTATTCTGGCATTAGTGGCAGCAGTATTGTCGGTTTGGGTGCTGTGGCATCTCTACCAAATTGCCCCATTAGTAGCAAATTCGGCTAAATTTCTCCCACAATGGCGCAGCGTCGCACTAGTGCTTGCGGGGTTAGCTTTTTTGGGTAGTAATCTATTTTTACAAATACCTGTGAGTGTAATGCGAGTTTTAGTGACTAATGACACAGAATTCGCTGGCATCGAACCATTATCTTTAGAAAAGATTAAGCAAGATTTTACTATCCTAGGGGTACGGGTTAATCAAATCGTCCCCCGATTGTTGCAATCCTTGTTTAGGATTAATGCAGATTCATAA
- the infB gene encoding translation initiation factor IF-2 — protein sequence MTNGKVRIYELSKELNLDNKELLAICEQLDISVKSHSSTISESEAENIRAAAEKLATTNVSAKKELGTTSHKPNSPPIGGRNRPAAPHKQQILEIRKPTILRNTTSNAPDASVANNTQAALSEANPPSPPRPFATPVSPMKPTVPTRPVPRTQSETQEQPPVTDLEQTPNPNQAPEKVASQKPEKIVPPRPKSEKPQKPQLVAPPARPAAEAQAELAQVPDESVSQADKPILKRDQRLRPVEGDREQIKPRVAKLPTDQSAPGAPQRQARSTPAPTRPEQRVNRPSAPSDGPRPRPARPGEGVAAAMPIATPPRQMSGLAGKSQGMGDEPVAPPDLLDLKRPSPPRPTKGGKKWVEEEIIDEVKEKAKAGVKGKRIKPILDDEFEEDLLDDDDIDSPATVQVSLSIARPPKPKATRPVQMPGASLASAPTARGSRKPGSKSGSGRDHHNNRRQQEADTKRDRPAKVTITGPLTVQELSDVLAVPDTEIVKILFLKGMAVSITQNLDIPTITLVGKELEIEVETVEREAEARKITEMVGAEDLEYLHRRPPVVTIMGHVDHGKTTLLDSIRKTKVAAGEAGGITQHIGAYHVDIEHEGKPQQIVFLDTPGHEAFTAMRARGARVTDIAVLVVAADDGVRPQTIEAISHAQAAGVPIVVAINKIDKEGAQPERVKQELTQYGLTAEDWGGETIMVPVSAIRGENLDTLLEMILLVAEVGELSANPDRAAKGTVIEAHLDKAKGAVATLLIQNGTLHVGDILVAGSAFGKVRAMVDDRSKRVDIASPSFAVEVLGLSDVPAAGDEFEVFQNEKEARSLASDRADRQRLSRLLQGRVTLTTLSAQAQEGELKELNLILKGDVQGSVEAIVGALKQIPQNEVQIRMLLATAGEITETDIDLAAASNAVIIGFNTTFASGARQAADEAGVDVREYNVIYKLLEDIQDALEGLLEPELVEEALGQTEVRAVFPVGRGAVAGCYVQSGKLIRNCKVRVRRSGKVIFEGVLDSLKRMKEDAREVNAGYECGVGMDKFNDWVEGDIIESYQMVTKRRTLTLTR from the coding sequence ATGACCAACGGCAAAGTTAGAATCTATGAATTATCAAAGGAATTGAATTTGGATAACAAAGAGCTATTAGCAATTTGCGAGCAGCTCGACATCTCGGTCAAAAGTCATAGCAGCACTATTTCAGAATCCGAGGCAGAAAACATCCGGGCGGCAGCAGAAAAGCTTGCAACTACGAATGTATCGGCCAAAAAGGAACTAGGTACAACCAGCCATAAACCAAATTCACCACCAATCGGCGGACGTAACCGACCTGCTGCACCCCACAAACAGCAAATTTTGGAAATACGCAAACCCACAATATTGAGAAATACTACCTCCAACGCCCCTGATGCGTCAGTTGCCAACAATACCCAAGCTGCCTTGTCTGAAGCTAATCCTCCCTCACCTCCACGGCCTTTTGCTACACCAGTCTCACCCATGAAGCCGACGGTACCAACTCGACCTGTACCCCGGACTCAATCTGAGACTCAAGAGCAACCTCCTGTCACGGACTTGGAACAAACGCCTAATCCAAATCAGGCACCGGAAAAAGTAGCATCCCAAAAACCGGAAAAAATAGTTCCACCCAGACCAAAATCGGAAAAACCTCAAAAACCGCAATTAGTTGCCCCTCCGGCAAGACCTGCGGCAGAAGCTCAAGCAGAACTTGCCCAAGTGCCAGATGAGTCGGTATCTCAGGCAGATAAACCGATCCTCAAACGCGACCAAAGGCTACGTCCCGTTGAAGGCGATCGCGAGCAAATTAAGCCCAGAGTTGCCAAACTCCCAACCGACCAGTCTGCACCAGGCGCACCACAAAGACAGGCTCGCTCCACCCCTGCACCCACCAGACCAGAACAGAGGGTCAATAGACCATCTGCACCATCAGACGGGCCAAGACCAAGGCCAGCGCGTCCTGGTGAAGGTGTAGCAGCCGCAATGCCGATCGCTACTCCACCCAGACAAATGTCAGGATTAGCCGGCAAATCTCAAGGAATGGGTGATGAGCCAGTTGCACCCCCCGATCTCCTCGACTTGAAACGCCCAAGTCCGCCTCGCCCGACCAAAGGCGGCAAAAAGTGGGTAGAAGAGGAAATAATCGACGAAGTTAAAGAGAAGGCTAAAGCTGGCGTTAAAGGCAAGCGGATCAAGCCGATACTGGACGATGAATTTGAAGAAGATTTGTTGGATGATGACGATATCGACTCACCAGCAACCGTCCAAGTCAGCCTTTCCATTGCCCGTCCTCCCAAGCCAAAAGCGACTCGACCTGTACAGATGCCAGGTGCAAGCCTTGCTAGCGCCCCAACTGCTAGAGGAAGTAGAAAACCTGGTTCTAAATCTGGTTCTGGGCGCGACCATCACAATAACCGTCGCCAACAAGAAGCTGATACAAAGCGCGATCGTCCAGCAAAGGTGACGATCACAGGCCCCTTGACTGTGCAAGAACTGTCTGACGTTTTAGCCGTTCCTGATACAGAGATTGTGAAAATCCTGTTCCTTAAAGGTATGGCGGTGAGTATCACTCAAAATCTAGATATTCCCACAATTACCCTGGTAGGAAAAGAACTAGAAATAGAAGTTGAAACCGTCGAGCGAGAAGCAGAAGCTCGGAAAATTACCGAAATGGTCGGCGCAGAAGACCTAGAATATCTCCACCGCCGTCCGCCAGTCGTGACAATTATGGGTCACGTAGACCACGGTAAGACAACCCTGCTCGACTCAATTCGCAAAACAAAAGTGGCTGCTGGCGAAGCTGGTGGGATCACTCAACACATTGGTGCGTACCATGTGGATATAGAACATGAGGGCAAACCACAGCAGATAGTCTTCTTGGATACCCCTGGTCACGAAGCCTTTACAGCGATGCGGGCTAGAGGAGCTAGGGTAACAGACATTGCCGTGTTAGTAGTGGCTGCTGATGATGGTGTGCGTCCCCAGACCATTGAAGCTATTAGCCACGCCCAAGCTGCTGGAGTGCCAATTGTTGTAGCCATCAACAAAATTGACAAAGAAGGGGCACAACCGGAGCGGGTGAAACAAGAACTGACCCAGTATGGTCTGACCGCAGAAGACTGGGGTGGTGAGACAATTATGGTTCCCGTGAGCGCCATCAGAGGTGAAAATCTGGATACGCTCTTAGAGATGATTCTGCTAGTCGCAGAGGTTGGAGAACTGTCTGCTAACCCAGATCGTGCCGCCAAAGGAACTGTCATTGAAGCCCATCTGGATAAAGCCAAGGGAGCAGTTGCTACCCTGCTAATTCAGAATGGTACCCTGCATGTGGGAGATATCTTGGTAGCTGGCTCGGCCTTCGGTAAAGTTCGGGCGATGGTGGATGACAGAAGTAAGAGAGTAGACATTGCTTCTCCTTCCTTTGCTGTCGAGGTATTGGGTTTAAGTGATGTGCCAGCAGCAGGCGACGAGTTCGAGGTCTTCCAGAACGAAAAAGAAGCCAGATCCCTCGCTAGCGATCGCGCCGATAGACAACGCCTATCCCGCCTGTTACAAGGTCGTGTTACCCTTACAACCCTGTCGGCTCAAGCCCAAGAAGGCGAGTTGAAAGAACTCAACTTGATCTTGAAAGGAGACGTACAAGGTTCTGTAGAAGCCATTGTGGGAGCGCTCAAGCAAATCCCGCAAAACGAAGTCCAAATTCGGATGCTCTTGGCTACTGCTGGGGAAATCACCGAGACAGATATCGACTTAGCAGCTGCCAGTAACGCTGTAATTATTGGCTTCAACACCACCTTTGCCAGTGGCGCTAGACAAGCCGCCGATGAAGCAGGTGTCGATGTTCGAGAATACAACGTCATCTACAAACTCCTAGAAGATATCCAAGATGCCTTGGAAGGTCTTTTGGAACCAGAGTTGGTGGAAGAAGCCTTGGGTCAAACCGAAGTCCGTGCCGTCTTCCCAGTCGGTCGCGGTGCTGTTGCCGGTTGTTACGTTCAATCTGGCAAGCTAATTCGCAACTGCAAAGTCAGGGTGCGACGTAGCGGTAAGGTGATTTTTGAAGGCGTTCTGGATTCCCTAAAACGGATGAAGGAAGATGCTCGTGAAGTTAACGCTGGTTACGAATGCGGTGTCGGCATGGATAAATTCAATGATTGGGTTGAAGGTGACATCATCGAATCCTATCAGATGGTTACGAAGCGCCGCACTCTCACCTTAACGAGATAG
- a CDS encoding YlxR family protein, which produces MKPNYRRCISCRKVGSKDEFWRIVRVFPSGKVQLDRGMGRSAYICPQTSCLQAAQKKNRLGRSLHASVPETLYQSLSQRLAISNTQNQI; this is translated from the coding sequence ATGAAACCAAATTATCGGCGCTGTATTAGTTGCCGAAAAGTAGGGTCAAAAGATGAGTTTTGGCGGATTGTCCGCGTCTTTCCATCGGGAAAGGTACAATTAGATCGGGGCATGGGGCGTTCTGCCTATATTTGTCCGCAAACGAGTTGCTTACAAGCGGCTCAGAAAAAAAATCGACTAGGGCGATCGCTACATGCATCAGTGCCAGAAACACTGTACCAAAGCTTGTCGCAACGTCTAGCCATCAGCAATACCCAAAACCAAATTTAA